The region GTGCCCTGACAGGCAACCCGGACACGGATCTCATTCTTCTGGACACTAACATGCCCGTGATGGGGGGAATTGAATTCCTCGATTATCGAAAAGAACACGATTTCTTCCAGGATATCCCTACGATTATTGTCAGCACGGAAGGGAAGGAATCGGACACCCTGAGGGGACTGGAAGCCGGTGCAATTGCGTATGTGACGAAACCGTTCCGGCCCAGTGATCTCCATGCCCTGATCCGAAAGACCTTCCAGTCCCCTGCCTGAGGACCTGCGTTTTGTTCTGACAGTATTCTCCTTCGAATGGTTTGTGCGCTGGCAGGAGATCAGTATCATTGCCATCCAGATCATTTGAATGTCGGCCTAATCCACTGACGTAGTCAGTGGTGGGGCGCGGGGGCGAAGGCCCCGCACCATAAG is a window of Thermoanaerobaculia bacterium DNA encoding:
- a CDS encoding response regulator, whose product is MDLHKILIVEDSELLHRMYDLIFITFRQNGGDIVHSYNGKEAISALTGNPDTDLILLDTNMPVMGGIEFLDYRKEHDFFQDIPTIIVSTEGKESDTLRGLEAGAIAYVTKPFRPSDLHALIRKTFQSPA